A genomic segment from Desulfurispirillum indicum S5 encodes:
- a CDS encoding class I SAM-dependent methyltransferase, with product MESAPPRVCPAQRAGSLDNRFRRLLQNPRRMLSPYVREGMTVLDIGCGPGFFTTDLADMVGDRGRVIACDIQPAMLEKLRHKVRGTALESRIVFHQCRETTTGLTEPVDFILAFYMVHEAADQTLLLRDLCTLLKPQGLLFLVEPPIHVSKTAFAETLRKAQETGLTMIAQPAVRFSKTALLQK from the coding sequence ATGGAAAGCGCACCCCCCAGGGTCTGTCCGGCACAGCGGGCTGGGAGTCTCGATAACCGTTTCCGCCGTTTGCTGCAGAATCCCCGCAGGATGCTGTCTCCCTATGTCCGGGAAGGAATGACCGTCCTTGACATCGGCTGCGGTCCCGGTTTTTTTACCACTGACCTGGCAGACATGGTTGGCGATCGCGGCCGGGTCATCGCCTGCGACATTCAGCCTGCCATGCTGGAGAAGCTGCGGCATAAGGTCAGGGGAACTGCCCTGGAAAGCCGCATTGTTTTCCACCAGTGCCGCGAAACAACCACAGGGCTCACCGAACCTGTGGATTTCATTCTGGCCTTCTATATGGTTCACGAAGCCGCAGACCAGACGCTGCTTTTGCGCGATCTGTGCACTCTGCTCAAGCCTCAGGGCCTTCTTTTTCTCGTGGAACCGCCCATACATGTCAGCAAAACCGCATTCGCCGAAACCCTCCGCAAAGCACAGGAAACCGGACTGACCATGATTGCGCAACCGGCAGTGCGGTTCAGCAAAACCGCTTTGCTGCAGAAGTAG
- a CDS encoding Ni/Fe hydrogenase subunit alpha, translating into MRRTITIEPVTRIEGHAKITLQLDDAGAVADARFHVTEFRGFEKFCIGRSFQEMPGITARICGICPVSHTLASAKAGDAILGVRIPPAAKLLRRLMNWAQIVQSHALSFFHLSGPDLLLGMESDPATRNIFGLMESHTDLARDGIRLRQFGQELIRLLGDRSVHPAWAIPGGVREPLSSSGRDTIARDLPEALLIATRALELGNKVLERHGREAAAYGNFDSMFLGMVGENGALEHYDGNLRLIDSSGKNVEECDPARFLPLIGEGEEVWTYLKFPYYKPAGYEQDRGMYRVGPLARLNVADFASTPLADRELRRFRQWGKGGRPVLQSFLYHQARLIEILHALESIQQALENPVLGEEHVRSHASVNHEEGIGVTEAPRGTLFHHYKVDENGLLTHVNLIIATGQNNRAMNRTVLQIAQAELRGQEITEGLLNRIEHGIRAYDPCLSCSTHATGSMPLDVELLDSQGRLLQHVQR; encoded by the coding sequence ATGCGCAGAACCATCACCATTGAACCCGTCACCCGCATTGAGGGTCACGCCAAGATCACCCTGCAGCTTGATGATGCCGGGGCAGTGGCCGATGCCCGCTTCCATGTCACCGAATTTCGCGGCTTTGAAAAGTTCTGCATCGGGCGCAGTTTCCAGGAGATGCCCGGCATCACGGCCCGTATCTGCGGCATCTGTCCCGTCAGCCACACCCTGGCTTCGGCCAAGGCGGGGGATGCCATTCTGGGGGTGCGCATACCGCCAGCGGCGAAGCTGCTGCGTCGCCTGATGAACTGGGCCCAGATTGTCCAGAGCCACGCCCTGAGCTTTTTTCACCTCAGTGGCCCCGACCTGCTGCTGGGAATGGAGAGTGATCCAGCCACGCGCAATATCTTCGGTCTGATGGAAAGTCATACCGACCTGGCCCGCGACGGCATTCGCCTGCGTCAGTTCGGGCAGGAGCTTATCCGCCTGCTGGGAGATCGCAGTGTTCACCCAGCCTGGGCGATTCCCGGCGGAGTACGCGAGCCTCTCTCCTCCAGCGGACGGGACACCATCGCCCGGGATCTGCCGGAAGCCCTGCTGATTGCCACCCGCGCTCTGGAACTTGGCAATAAAGTACTGGAACGGCACGGGCGCGAAGCGGCAGCCTATGGTAATTTTGACAGCATGTTTCTGGGAATGGTGGGTGAGAATGGCGCCCTGGAGCACTACGACGGCAACCTGCGACTGATTGACAGCAGTGGTAAAAACGTTGAGGAGTGCGACCCGGCGCGTTTCCTGCCCCTGATCGGTGAAGGGGAAGAGGTCTGGACCTACCTGAAATTTCCCTACTATAAACCGGCTGGCTATGAACAGGATCGGGGCATGTACCGGGTGGGGCCCCTGGCACGGCTGAATGTGGCCGACTTTGCCAGCACGCCCCTGGCAGACCGGGAACTGCGCCGTTTCCGCCAGTGGGGCAAAGGTGGCCGGCCGGTTCTGCAGAGCTTTCTCTACCACCAGGCCCGCCTGATCGAGATCCTTCACGCCCTGGAGTCCATCCAGCAGGCGCTGGAGAATCCCGTCCTCGGCGAGGAGCACGTGCGCAGCCATGCCAGTGTCAACCACGAAGAGGGCATCGGCGTCACCGAAGCCCCCCGCGGCACCCTCTTCCACCACTACAAGGTGGATGAAAACGGCCTGCTGACCCATGTGAACCTGATTATCGCCACGGGGCAGAACAACCGGGCCATGAACCGCACCGTCCTGCAGATCGCCCAGGCGGAGCTGCGGGGCCAGGAGATCACAGAGGGTCTGCTCAACCGCATTGAGCACGGTATTCGCGCCTACGACCCCTGCCTCTCCTGTTCCACCCACGCCACAGGCAGCATGCCCCTGGATGTGGAGCTGCTGGACAGCCAGGGCAGGCTCCTGCAGCATGTGCAGCGCTGA
- a CDS encoding hydrogenase maturation protease, with the protein MKLLVAWGNPLRRDDGAALELAQRLEEHYPAHELRIERSHQLTPELAVLVATPGAEAIIFADAALDTATPRLEPLAAASASPGSFSHHMSPQEILSLACQLGAAPPPAWLARIPAFDMGMGEGLSAKCQSALEDMIRLFRESF; encoded by the coding sequence ATGAAGCTGCTGGTGGCCTGGGGAAATCCGCTGCGCCGCGACGATGGCGCGGCGCTGGAACTGGCACAGCGCCTGGAAGAGCACTACCCCGCCCATGAGCTGCGCATTGAGCGCAGCCACCAGCTCACCCCCGAGCTGGCCGTTCTGGTGGCAACACCCGGCGCAGAGGCCATCATCTTTGCCGATGCCGCACTGGACACCGCCACTCCGCGCCTGGAACCCCTGGCAGCCGCCTCGGCTTCACCCGGCTCCTTCAGCCACCATATGAGCCCCCAGGAGATCCTGTCCCTGGCCTGTCAGCTGGGCGCTGCGCCTCCGCCAGCCTGGCTGGCGCGTATTCCCGCCTTTGACATGGGAATGGGCGAGGGGCTGAGTGCCAAGTGCCAAAGCGCTCTGGAAGACATGATACGGCTCTTTCGGGAGTCGTTTTAA
- the mgtE gene encoding magnesium transporter: protein MHKETLYLTFLELFQNQFSPEDEKSILALVEKHHAADLASVMDQLEPDQAAHVLRCMQTVKQAEVFGYLSASVQQTLVDQLDIHQITRIISAMDADDRADFYNNLDSEHQQAILPGLAQAEREDIRKLSSYAEGTVGAIMTSDYAALPLNLTAAQCIERLRHEAPDKETIYHAFVIDGERRLLGVVSLKDLILSKPGTPVAALMNTDVISINARDPQSEAARKIAKYDLLALPVINGDDKLAGIVTHDDAMDVAEAEATEDIHRMGGVSHKSPGLSNVNMLEASTWLIVQKRIPWLLVLVFMNIFSGAGIAYFEDTIEAVVALVFFLPLLIDSGGNAGSQSSTLMIRALATGRAHMKDWFRLLGKEVGVALVLGVGMAVAVSAIGIFRAGPEVAAVVAMTMVCTVLFGSLVGMSLPFILSRLKMDPATASAPLITSIADIGGVLIYFSIATWFLRDMIVAAGG from the coding sequence ATGCACAAAGAAACGCTCTACCTCACCTTTCTCGAACTCTTCCAGAATCAGTTTTCCCCTGAAGATGAAAAAAGCATTCTCGCGCTTGTGGAAAAGCACCACGCCGCTGACCTTGCCAGCGTGATGGATCAGCTTGAGCCTGACCAGGCTGCCCATGTGCTGCGGTGCATGCAGACCGTGAAGCAGGCGGAAGTCTTCGGCTACCTCAGTGCCAGTGTCCAGCAGACGCTGGTGGATCAGCTGGACATTCACCAGATTACCCGCATCATCAGCGCCATGGATGCCGACGACCGGGCCGACTTCTACAACAACCTGGACAGCGAGCACCAGCAGGCCATTCTCCCCGGCCTGGCCCAGGCGGAACGCGAAGATATCCGCAAACTCTCCTCCTATGCTGAGGGGACGGTCGGCGCCATCATGACCTCCGATTACGCGGCACTTCCCCTGAACCTGACTGCCGCGCAATGTATCGAGCGCCTGCGCCATGAAGCACCAGACAAGGAGACCATCTACCACGCCTTTGTCATTGACGGCGAGCGACGCCTGCTGGGGGTGGTGTCACTGAAGGATCTGATCCTGAGCAAGCCCGGAACCCCGGTGGCCGCGCTCATGAATACGGACGTTATCTCCATCAACGCCCGTGACCCCCAAAGCGAAGCTGCCCGCAAGATCGCCAAGTACGATCTGCTGGCCCTGCCCGTCATTAATGGCGACGACAAGCTGGCCGGGATCGTCACCCACGACGACGCCATGGACGTGGCCGAAGCCGAAGCCACCGAGGATATCCACCGCATGGGGGGTGTTTCCCACAAATCTCCTGGACTCAGCAATGTGAACATGCTGGAGGCCAGCACCTGGCTGATCGTGCAGAAACGCATCCCCTGGCTGCTGGTGCTGGTGTTTATGAACATCTTTTCCGGTGCGGGAATTGCCTATTTTGAGGATACCATCGAGGCCGTGGTGGCCCTGGTCTTCTTCCTGCCGCTGCTCATCGACAGCGGTGGCAACGCGGGCAGCCAGTCCTCCACCCTGATGATCCGCGCCCTGGCCACTGGCCGCGCCCATATGAAAGACTGGTTCCGGCTGCTGGGCAAAGAGGTTGGTGTGGCTCTGGTGCTGGGCGTGGGCATGGCTGTGGCTGTATCAGCAATCGGTATCTTCCGCGCAGGCCCTGAAGTGGCCGCCGTTGTCGCCATGACCATGGTATGTACCGTGCTCTTCGGCTCCCTGGTGGGCATGTCCCTGCCCTTCATTCTGAGCAGACTGAAGATGGACCCCGCCACTGCCAGCGCTCCGCTGATTACCTCCATTGCCGACATCGGGGGCGTATTGATTTACTTCTCCATCGCCACCTGGTTCCTGCGGGACATGATTGTGGCAGCTGGCGGATAG
- a CDS encoding AAA family ATPase — translation MKSGLKLAISGKGGVGKTTIASSLCHILARQGKQVFAIDADPDANLGMALGFPPQALQQVVTIAHDRQLIRERTGAEPGSAGQWFSLNPSVEDIPERYVVSQDGIRLLQMGAVSAGGSGCACPENTLLKTLLNHLIVDEQDAVVVDMEAGLEHLGRGTAQSVDALLIVVEQGQRSLTTARTIVKLAEDLGIPRVYGIANKLVDTTLDVLQGQLGSELELVGAIPYTPAAVTCDFQGRRVVDACPALVSEVEQVLHRVQSRL, via the coding sequence ATGAAAAGCGGATTGAAACTTGCCATCTCCGGCAAAGGCGGTGTCGGCAAGACCACCATTGCCTCATCCCTGTGCCATATTCTTGCCCGCCAGGGCAAACAGGTCTTCGCCATTGACGCCGACCCCGATGCCAACCTGGGCATGGCCCTGGGGTTTCCCCCACAGGCGCTGCAACAGGTGGTCACCATCGCCCACGATCGTCAGCTTATTCGAGAGCGCACCGGTGCAGAACCCGGCTCTGCCGGCCAGTGGTTTTCGCTGAATCCGTCGGTGGAAGATATTCCCGAGCGCTACGTGGTCAGCCAGGATGGCATTCGGCTGCTGCAGATGGGCGCGGTCTCAGCGGGGGGCAGCGGCTGTGCCTGCCCTGAAAACACCCTGCTGAAAACCCTGCTCAACCACCTGATCGTGGATGAGCAGGACGCGGTGGTCGTCGATATGGAAGCGGGGCTTGAGCACCTGGGTCGGGGTACGGCCCAGAGCGTTGACGCTCTGCTGATTGTGGTGGAACAGGGGCAACGCAGCCTCACCACGGCCAGAACCATTGTGAAACTGGCAGAGGATCTGGGCATACCTCGCGTCTACGGCATTGCCAACAAGCTGGTGGACACGACCCTGGATGTCCTGCAGGGACAATTGGGCAGTGAACTGGAGCTTGTGGGAGCCATTCCCTATACCCCGGCTGCTGTCACCTGCGACTTCCAGGGGCGCCGGGTGGTGGACGCCTGTCCCGCTCTTGTCAGTGAGGTGGAGCAGGTGCTGCACAGAGTCCAGAGTCGCCTCTGA
- the cooS gene encoding anaerobic carbon-monoxide dehydrogenase catalytic subunit — protein sequence MKKARTVEEVSMDPAVQQLLTKARQEGVETAFDRADAHTACGFGATGVCCNHCLEGPCRIAPNGKGPQRGICGASLDTIVARNFLMKLTEGAAPHAEHGREVALALLEAAEGKAPYEIRDPQKLLRVADGLGIETHGREVNEIARAVALKALEDFQQQTGVLNWLRYRGQKKSVAKWEELGLLPVNAHLEIAQSVTRTAMGCDADPLNLLLGGLRMGLVDGYSGLHMSTDLQDILFGTPTAVKAEYNMGVLDAKKINIAVHGHLPLLSEKIVTWAKQLRHEALAAGSEGINLVGVCCTGNELLMRQGVPVATSFSSQELVIVSGVLEAMVVDVQCIMPGIQQVAECYHTEIITTLPYVKIPGANHVDFHPDNADEAAQAIVRRAIANYGKRNPDKVAIPTVKTEAYAGFSVEQIVGALSALNEQNPLAPLLDAIVSGQIRGVAAIVGCTNPREQQNVGNVAVARELLKHNVLVVATGCSAHSLAKHDLMNEKGLEYCGEGLRAVLKAVGNAVGMESLPPTLHMGSCVDNSRPADLLTTIADTLDVHIGQLPVVGTCPETHSPKALSIGTYFLAHGVDVHVGVSPQVKGSEWVTQTLTGDRTDEELNLDKLFGGKLIYETDPFLAAQKMLDRIDLKRRALGLSVASDAPQSEDTVEHL from the coding sequence ATGAAGAAAGCACGTACCGTCGAAGAAGTGAGTATGGATCCGGCCGTGCAGCAGCTGCTGACCAAAGCGCGCCAGGAAGGTGTGGAAACGGCCTTTGATCGGGCCGATGCCCATACCGCCTGCGGTTTTGGCGCTACAGGCGTTTGCTGTAACCACTGCCTGGAGGGCCCCTGCCGCATTGCGCCCAATGGAAAAGGCCCCCAGCGGGGAATTTGCGGAGCCTCCCTGGATACCATCGTGGCCCGCAATTTTCTGATGAAACTGACCGAAGGCGCGGCTCCCCATGCCGAACATGGCCGTGAAGTTGCCCTGGCTCTGCTGGAAGCCGCAGAGGGCAAGGCGCCCTACGAAATCCGTGATCCCCAGAAGCTGCTGCGCGTTGCCGATGGTTTGGGCATTGAAACCCATGGGCGCGAGGTGAATGAAATTGCCAGGGCGGTTGCCCTGAAGGCGCTGGAGGACTTTCAGCAGCAGACAGGTGTCCTCAACTGGCTGCGGTATCGTGGACAGAAGAAGTCTGTTGCCAAGTGGGAGGAACTTGGGCTGCTGCCCGTCAACGCGCACCTGGAAATCGCCCAGTCTGTGACCAGGACGGCCATGGGCTGTGACGCCGACCCGCTGAACCTGTTGCTGGGTGGCCTGCGCATGGGACTGGTGGATGGGTATTCCGGTCTGCACATGTCCACGGATCTGCAGGATATCCTGTTCGGCACCCCTACGGCAGTCAAGGCGGAGTACAATATGGGTGTCCTGGACGCGAAGAAGATCAATATCGCCGTGCACGGTCACCTGCCCCTGCTGTCGGAAAAGATTGTCACCTGGGCGAAGCAGCTGCGACATGAAGCCCTGGCAGCCGGTTCCGAAGGGATCAATCTGGTTGGGGTCTGCTGCACGGGCAATGAGCTGCTGATGCGCCAGGGTGTCCCCGTCGCCACCAGCTTTTCCAGCCAGGAGCTGGTGATTGTCTCTGGCGTGCTGGAGGCCATGGTGGTGGATGTGCAGTGCATCATGCCCGGTATTCAGCAGGTGGCGGAGTGCTATCACACGGAAATCATCACCACCCTGCCCTATGTGAAAATCCCCGGTGCCAACCACGTGGACTTCCATCCCGACAATGCCGATGAAGCGGCTCAGGCCATTGTGCGTCGCGCCATCGCCAACTATGGCAAACGCAATCCCGATAAGGTTGCCATTCCCACCGTGAAAACCGAAGCCTACGCCGGATTTTCCGTTGAGCAAATCGTCGGTGCCCTGAGTGCCCTCAATGAACAGAACCCGCTGGCCCCACTGCTGGATGCCATCGTCTCTGGCCAGATTCGCGGCGTGGCGGCTATTGTCGGCTGCACCAATCCCCGCGAGCAGCAGAACGTGGGCAATGTGGCCGTGGCCCGCGAGCTGCTGAAACACAATGTACTGGTAGTGGCTACCGGCTGCTCTGCCCACTCCCTGGCCAAACACGACCTGATGAATGAAAAGGGCCTGGAGTACTGTGGCGAAGGCCTGCGTGCTGTGCTGAAAGCGGTTGGCAATGCCGTTGGCATGGAGAGTCTGCCGCCCACCCTGCACATGGGCAGCTGTGTGGACAACTCCCGTCCCGCCGATTTGCTGACGACCATCGCCGATACCCTGGACGTCCACATCGGACAACTGCCCGTGGTGGGAACCTGTCCCGAAACCCACAGCCCCAAGGCCCTCTCCATCGGAACCTATTTCCTGGCTCACGGCGTGGATGTCCATGTGGGCGTCTCCCCCCAGGTCAAAGGATCGGAGTGGGTGACCCAAACCCTGACCGGTGACCGGACAGACGAAGAGCTCAATCTGGATAAACTGTTCGGTGGCAAACTGATCTACGAAACCGATCCCTTTCTGGCAGCCCAGAAAATGCTTGATCGCATCGACCTCAAGCGTCGCGCCCTGGGGCTGTCCGTCGCCAGTGACGCCCCGCAATCAGAAGATACCGTGGAGCACCTATGA
- a CDS encoding Crp/Fnr family transcriptional regulator: MRGGKSDSGFHTMKNMAELPADLLDTYLERCQRRTADKNGILFGPHEAPDFIYMVLQGSVRIFLSCPNGKEFTISVLQRGGVYSGHARGFGMAMAAQTQIALVHVSDFREIMEQNPAFMLSVVAILGDALKNTVNIIENLAFREVDKRLMHYLAEAIRRSGEPVREGILLDMGLTQEQIATAIGSTRQTVSSQLRQLENKGILRTRSRKILILQPAYFLESTADSPSL; encoded by the coding sequence GTGCGCGGCGGCAAAAGCGACTCGGGTTTTCACACCATGAAGAATATGGCGGAGCTGCCCGCCGATCTGCTTGACACTTACCTGGAGCGATGTCAACGGCGAACAGCTGACAAAAATGGCATCCTCTTCGGCCCTCACGAGGCTCCCGACTTTATCTACATGGTGTTGCAGGGCAGTGTGCGCATCTTCCTGAGCTGCCCCAACGGCAAGGAATTCACCATATCCGTTTTGCAGCGCGGCGGTGTCTACAGCGGTCATGCGCGGGGGTTCGGCATGGCCATGGCCGCGCAGACCCAGATTGCCCTGGTGCATGTCAGCGATTTTCGCGAAATCATGGAGCAGAACCCGGCCTTTATGCTCAGTGTGGTGGCCATCCTGGGTGATGCCCTGAAAAATACGGTAAATATTATTGAAAACCTGGCATTCCGCGAGGTGGACAAGCGGCTCATGCACTACCTGGCTGAAGCCATTCGCCGCAGTGGAGAGCCGGTGCGCGAAGGTATTCTCCTGGATATGGGTCTGACCCAGGAGCAGATCGCCACGGCCATTGGCAGCACGCGGCAGACGGTCAGTTCCCAGCTGCGACAGCTGGAGAACAAAGGCATTCTGCGAACCCGCAGCCGGAAAATCCTCATCCTTCAGCCCGCGTATTTTCTGGAGAGCACGGCGGATTCCCCCTCCCTGTAG
- a CDS encoding alpha/beta hydrolase yields MDIHLQTATGTLRGTLQLPEAAGKTAAVALIIAGSGPTDRDGNTVGLPGRNNSLKMLAEELARAGYASVRYDKRGIGASNQAALDESQLRLDTYVQDAASWMEMLVADSRFDCVVVIGHSEGALIGILAAQQQPHCARVTLASPSGSAADLLRHQLSGLLPTDLERAAAAIIRSLEMGETVPVVPQELALLFRESVQPYLISWFPYQPAEELQKLSTPVAIFHGQTDMQVPVAEAQALQAANPDARLHVIPGMNHILKLVEDDPQAQRISYENPDVPLAPELVRQLVNFLNEALVPAEELP; encoded by the coding sequence GTGGATATTCACCTGCAGACTGCCACGGGTACGCTGCGCGGTACCCTGCAGTTGCCGGAAGCGGCGGGGAAAACGGCGGCGGTGGCGCTGATTATTGCTGGTTCCGGTCCCACGGATCGCGACGGAAACACCGTGGGGCTGCCGGGGCGAAACAACAGTCTGAAGATGCTGGCTGAGGAGTTGGCGCGTGCGGGCTATGCTTCCGTGCGTTATGACAAGCGGGGCATCGGGGCCAGCAACCAGGCGGCACTGGATGAGTCGCAGCTACGGCTGGACACCTATGTTCAGGATGCCGCCAGCTGGATGGAAATGCTTGTCGCCGATTCGCGTTTTGACTGTGTTGTGGTTATCGGTCACAGCGAGGGAGCCCTGATCGGCATATTGGCAGCTCAGCAGCAGCCACACTGCGCCCGTGTCACCCTTGCCAGCCCGTCAGGAAGTGCCGCAGATCTGCTGCGCCACCAGTTATCCGGGCTTTTGCCGACGGATCTTGAGCGTGCAGCGGCGGCGATTATCCGGTCCCTCGAAATGGGGGAGACGGTGCCGGTTGTGCCGCAGGAACTGGCCCTTCTGTTCCGTGAGAGTGTGCAGCCATACCTGATCTCCTGGTTTCCTTACCAGCCTGCCGAGGAGCTGCAGAAACTGAGTACTCCCGTTGCCATCTTCCATGGGCAGACCGACATGCAGGTGCCGGTCGCTGAGGCTCAGGCGCTTCAGGCGGCGAATCCCGACGCGCGGCTTCATGTGATTCCCGGCATGAATCATATTCTCAAGCTGGTTGAAGACGATCCGCAGGCGCAGCGGATTTCCTATGAAAATCCGGATGTGCCGCTGGCACCGGAACTGGTGCGGCAGCTGGTGAATTTTCTGAATGAAGCCCTCGTGCCAGCAGAGGAGCTGCCATAG
- the metE gene encoding 5-methyltetrahydropteroyltriglutamate--homocysteine S-methyltransferase, protein MLTHTLGFPRMGSRRELKTILEAYWKGTATLESLQADGRVLRRLHWQLQRRAGIDLVPVGDFSFYDHMLDMIAMVGAVPERFRREGEQADLDTRFFMARGVRGNASAPAMEMTKWFNTNYHYIVPEFFPKQQFRLSSSDLFDHLEEAIQAGFPAKPVLPGPFTFLALGKETVEGFDRWQHLDALVSVYEAILTRLATCCQWIQLDEPILASDLPRAARAEFTAVYKRLQNAANPARILVATYFGGLEENLELALDLPVTGLHVDLVSAPDQLPALLSQWPTSRYLSLGLVDGRNVWRTDLDQAREVAEYASQWIGEEQVMLGTSCSLLHVPVDLELEHELDPEIFNWLAFARQKCGELNLLRSALAGEPVAAPFEENRQALAARAGSKRVRRQSVRHQMEALTPEISVRQETSDQRRIAQSERFNLPLLPTTTIGSFPQTPEIRAVRHRFRQGHITAEEYQQTIKEYICQVIDFQEESGLDVFVHGEFERTDMVEYFAEHLEGFCFTRHGWVQSYGSRCVKPPVLYGDVERPHPISVQWTQYAQSLTGKPVKGMLTGPVTLLNWSFVRDDQPRRETCLQLALAMRAEVLDLEEAGIGIIQVDEAALREGLPLRREQWRDSLSWAVDAFRLTTSGVRKHTQIHTHMCYSDFNHIVEWLAFMDADVISIEASRSHMELLQAFQNVRYPNDIGPGIWDIHSPRIPSVEEISSLLCRALQILPAERLWVNPDCGLKTRTWPEVRASIHNMVSAATAMRSALSPAMAASQS, encoded by the coding sequence ATGCTGACGCACACACTTGGATTTCCCCGTATGGGTTCACGCCGTGAACTGAAAACCATTCTTGAAGCCTACTGGAAGGGAACAGCCACCCTGGAGAGCCTTCAGGCCGATGGCCGCGTTCTGCGCCGTCTGCACTGGCAACTTCAGAGGCGCGCCGGTATTGACCTGGTCCCCGTAGGAGATTTCTCCTTTTACGACCACATGCTCGACATGATCGCCATGGTGGGTGCAGTACCTGAACGCTTCCGCCGGGAAGGTGAACAGGCAGACCTGGACACGCGCTTCTTTATGGCACGTGGAGTGAGGGGCAATGCGAGTGCTCCAGCCATGGAAATGACGAAATGGTTCAATACCAATTATCACTATATTGTGCCGGAGTTCTTTCCAAAGCAGCAGTTCCGGCTCTCCAGCAGTGATCTTTTTGATCACCTTGAAGAGGCGATCCAGGCAGGTTTTCCCGCCAAGCCCGTACTCCCCGGCCCCTTCACATTTCTGGCCCTGGGCAAGGAGACGGTGGAAGGTTTTGACCGCTGGCAGCATCTGGATGCCCTCGTCTCAGTGTACGAGGCTATTCTCACCCGACTTGCCACTTGCTGCCAGTGGATTCAACTGGATGAGCCCATCCTGGCCAGTGATCTCCCCAGGGCGGCCCGTGCTGAATTCACGGCCGTATACAAGCGCCTGCAAAACGCGGCAAACCCGGCGCGGATACTGGTAGCCACCTATTTTGGCGGCCTGGAAGAAAACCTGGAACTGGCTCTGGATCTGCCTGTCACTGGCCTGCATGTCGACCTGGTAAGCGCGCCGGATCAGCTGCCCGCCCTCCTGAGCCAGTGGCCAACATCCAGGTATCTCTCTCTGGGGCTGGTGGACGGCCGCAATGTGTGGCGCACCGATCTTGACCAGGCACGCGAGGTGGCCGAATACGCGTCACAGTGGATTGGCGAAGAGCAGGTCATGCTGGGAACCTCCTGCTCTTTACTCCATGTTCCCGTTGACCTTGAACTGGAGCATGAGCTGGATCCGGAAATTTTCAACTGGCTTGCCTTTGCCCGCCAGAAGTGCGGCGAACTGAATCTGCTGCGCTCCGCCCTTGCCGGCGAACCAGTCGCGGCACCCTTCGAGGAGAATCGCCAGGCGTTGGCGGCACGGGCAGGCAGCAAACGCGTCAGGCGTCAATCCGTACGACACCAGATGGAAGCCCTCACCCCCGAAATCTCTGTGCGTCAGGAGACCTCTGATCAGCGGCGCATCGCCCAGAGTGAACGTTTCAACCTACCCCTGCTGCCGACTACGACCATAGGATCTTTCCCGCAGACACCGGAAATCCGGGCAGTCCGTCATCGCTTCCGCCAGGGGCACATAACCGCGGAAGAGTATCAACAGACGATCAAGGAATACATCTGTCAGGTCATTGACTTCCAGGAAGAGTCCGGCCTTGATGTTTTTGTGCATGGAGAATTCGAACGTACCGACATGGTGGAGTACTTTGCCGAGCACCTGGAGGGTTTCTGTTTTACCCGCCACGGCTGGGTACAGAGCTATGGCAGCCGCTGCGTCAAACCACCGGTTCTCTACGGCGACGTGGAGCGACCGCATCCCATCAGCGTACAATGGACCCAGTATGCTCAATCCCTGACAGGAAAACCGGTCAAAGGTATGCTTACCGGCCCGGTAACCCTGCTGAACTGGAGTTTTGTACGCGACGATCAACCACGCCGCGAGACGTGTCTGCAACTGGCTCTTGCCATGCGCGCTGAAGTGCTTGATCTGGAAGAGGCTGGTATAGGAATCATCCAGGTTGATGAAGCCGCTTTGCGCGAAGGACTTCCCCTGCGACGGGAACAGTGGCGCGACTCTCTTTCCTGGGCTGTTGATGCCTTTCGACTGACCACCTCAGGGGTCCGGAAGCACACGCAGATTCACACCCATATGTGCTACAGCGATTTCAATCACATTGTGGAATGGCTAGCTTTCATGGATGCCGATGTCATAAGCATTGAAGCGAGCCGCAGCCACATGGAGCTCCTTCAGGCCTTCCAGAATGTCCGCTATCCCAATGACATCGGCCCCGGTATCTGGGACATCCACAGTCCACGCATTCCATCGGTGGAAGAGATATCCAGTCTCCTCTGCCGCGCGCTGCAGATCCTTCCCGCAGAACGCCTCTGGGTAAACCCGGACTGCGGACTGAAAACCCGCACCTGGCCAGAGGTTCGCGCCAGCATTCATAACATGGTCAGCGCCGCCACCGCCATGCGCTCAGCCCTGAGTCCTGCAATGGCCGCCAGCCAATCGTAA